The Gallus gallus isolate bGalGal1 chromosome 5, bGalGal1.mat.broiler.GRCg7b, whole genome shotgun sequence region TCAGGCAGGTTCAGGCAAGatatctgtgcattttcatgtatttgtaGGTAGCCCGAGAAAGGGGGATGAGCAGCGAGGCATCGGTGTTTGCTGCATTATGGTTTAAAGTCAAATCTAAAAGCCAAACTGGGAAGAGTTACAGCTGCATGTTTTTGAGGCGCTCTCTGTCAATAAGGATGCGGTAACACACATGGGGGAAAAATAACCGGGCCCACTGACAACTGTTAAGGATTAAGATCCAAATGGGGATTTTGGCTCAGAAAATTTCTAGACTCTAAACTGCAAGAAGCCATGAAGGCGAGCAATGGCCAGAATCCTTCTGTGCATGCCCTGACTTTCTCAGAGCACTGGTAGAAGTGGAATATTAGAAGAGACAGACTCAGTGAGCGTAGCCTAGTCTATTTTGCTCTTTAAATTTTCTTATTGGAAATGGAAACCATTGAAGAAATTGAAATGCAATTTTCGTTGTTGTGTAAGAGAGAAAGCTATCAGCCAAGCGATTTGTCTGTAATATTCTCACAAGCACAACAGAAGCAAAGTAGTGGGAGAAATACTGTTGTTTATATTCTGTGCTTTCTCTTGCAAGTATATTTTCAAGGTTAAACCAAAATTATCGTATTTCTCAGCTACCATTAATGGTGTATGGACTGATTTTTCATATTCCAAAGCTGTGTAGCAACATGCAAACTCTTTAACTAACCTGGGAGATTGtcagctttccttttcattaaGGCTCAGTGCCAACAATCTTTGCCAGATGACATCTcaggttttttggtttttttttctgcttccaaatCACCAATGGATCTTTCTGAAGGCTAACTGCTATGAAATTAATGAAGTACTGGGAACCATCCTGTTGGGTAGCACGTCGGTGGATCAGCAGGTGAAACACTTTTCTCCCTATGAGATGCTATGATACGTTGAtagtgaaaataataaattgtttTGCCTTAATAGCTTACAAATAGGAAATATCTGATCAGTAACGGATGTTATTACGGTTGAGGCCCGCGGAGCAATTAAAGATCTGTCAACAcccacagctgactcagcaGCAACAGCTTCCTGCGTTTGCCCTGAGATGGGTGGTGATGGCAGGTTGCAAATATAACAGCCTCAGAGAAAGTGCCCTTAAATGTACCATTAGGTGACAGCTGCCGCAGCACCATCGCTGCACATGCTGCTCACTTTCAGGTCTGTTTCCTGTTCTAACATCAGAGTTTCAGAGTACTCCAAGCAGAGTAGTGCTCTTAActctatttcttcctttctcatccAGCTCTCAGACAGTTGAGCTCCATCTTCTGACATGAACATGTGTGATCCAGTGCTCCCTGTTCTGATGGGGTGCTGTCTGACCCTGTTTACATTTCCACTGGCTCATGTTCCTCAGCTTATAGATGAGATGTTCCTCAGAGAGCTTCAGGGACATCGCAGTGTGTATTTAAGGAatattcacaaagaaaattCCTGAGGAATGAAGAAAAGACCACAGGTTGGACATCTTTACTCTTACAAGTACATGTTGAAAAAGCCAAAGTAGCAATCTTGGCAGCTGCGTGTGGCAGCAGCCAGACCTTGCAGCACAGAGGGCACTTCTTTGAATTCCTGTGTGTTACAACTGCAGCTTCCAGCTTTCCGCGAGCCTGGGCTGATCAGCTCTGTGGAAAACAATCCATGTTAATCTCTATGAAATCAGTGTGACCGgatctgcagcccagcagcagttcagcagcAATGGAGCATGGCTTTGGTGTTCATTGACAGAGGAATCCTTCTCGGTTGTGCTTTGGTCCAGAAGCCTTGTGTGTGTACAGCTGGAGGGTTGAACACTTGGAATGGAATGTGACTCTTAATGTATACTGTGATAAGTAGACGGCTATAGCGAGCTTATGCATAAATAGCAAATTAATTGTAGTACTTCAGCATTGCAGTGAAAGCGGAAAGCCTCAGGAAACCGGGCGATTTTAGTGAAACTAAGCATCAGCCTCTGAAACCCAAATGAGCCCAGCTTGGTGCCCTGTGCGGAACGCTTTGGGCCGGAAGGGAACTTCACACCAACGACACGAGGAATCGAGGCATTCCAGGCGCATTACGAAGGCCGCGAGCGCCGAATCTCCGCCTCAACGCTCAGCACGGAGCGTCGCGGACGCCgcccgccgcgctccgcccctCAGCGCTTCCCGCCCCGCTCCTCCATTGGCGCGCGCGGCGGTGACGCGGCCGCTGCGCCGTCGCAGCCGGGGCCCGGCGCCGCTGGCGGAGGCGATGCCGAAGCGCTCGTGCCCCTTCGGGGAGGCGGCCCCGCTGCAGCTGAAGACCCGcgtggggctgagggagctgagccgCGGGGTGCGGGGCGAGGAGTACCGCCGGGAGATCTTCGGTGAGacggggagggaaggaaagggcaGGGAAGGGCGGGTGAGTGGCCGCGGCCGGCCGTAACCCGCCTCTCCTGTACGCCGGCAGAGCGCACCCGGCGGCTGCTGTTCAGGGGCGCTCAGGCGTGCATGGAGGGCGCCTGgcccgccgcgccccgcgccgccaGCCGCTCTCCGGAGCCGGAGTCGGAGTCGGGCGGGGAGAGCGCGGGGCGCCGCCGGAGCGCGCAGCTGCAGATCGGGCCCGACGGGAAACTGCTGAGGTGCGCGGCCGCCGCGGAGAGGGGTGAGTGGAGCGagggtgggagctgggagcggggccgggcggcccGAGCGGCCCTACCTATGGAGCCGGGCTGAGGGAGCCGGGGGAGATCGGCCTGGAGAGGAGACGGCTCTGGGGGACCgcattgcggccttccagtacccaAAGGGAGTGAACTGGAGAGAGACTGACTTCTTACgcggtctgatagtgatagcacaagggggAGGGGCTTTAAACTacaagagggaagatttaggttaggtgttGGGAAGAAATCCTTTACTCGGAGGGCTTTActctgctgcccagagagctgtgcgtgccccatccctggaggtgcccaaggccaggctggatggggccctgggcagcctgagctggtgggggtaACCAGCCCGTGGCAGGGGGTGGAGCTCAGTGAtgtttaaggtcccttccagcctaagccattcCCTGAGTCTGTGACTGGTGCGAGCAGTGGGCCCTGTGCTGTTATGTCAGCTGATGTGTGCTTCAAagcactgctgccctcagctgtAATACCAAGCAGAGATGACGAGTTCCTGCTGTTCTTAGAGCTCTCTGGTTCTTTGTTTTCCTAGTTTCTTAGTTGCATCTTTTCTAAGCAGTTCCACCAGTGGGAGTTTCCAAAGCCTGCTCCTCCTGTGTAAGAGCTGCTGATGTGAAGGAAGCGTGTGCGCAGTGCGACCGGTTCGtgtgccagagctgcagcagggtctgcagctgctgtaatGCTGTTACCTGCTCCTTGTGCTCCATCACTGAGTAAGTGCCTTCGGAGTTCTCAGGCTTCTTGTAACTCTGTGCACCCTGACAATCTGTTGTAGTTTATGAAGCCTCGGAGGTCATCTAGCTCGTACATCCAATTGACTTAAATTCATTGGATATTGAATTAGGAGCAATAAAACTGTGTGAAACGTGGAAAATGAAATGCCTGTCTGAAGTAGTTTAATCGATCTTAATGGAAACCTAgttcagcttttcatttaaatgccCTAGGTGGCAAATATTCCTCTTGCTGTTTCAACAGCAATTTAGTGTTCTGGCCAGTGATGAGCAAATACGCTCCAAAGGAGTGATGTTAAGATTTCCATATCGTTGTTAAGGGTTCTGTGATGTAAAGAAAGCGTTGTGCTGGGAGTCACGTGGTTACAGTTCCCAACGGAGTAGAAGGGCATTCTTTTTTGTGTTCCAAGAACAGTGGATGCACtctgactttctttttctgtttttctttctttttcttcttttttttttttttttcccctccagctACGGTGATGTTGGTGAGCAAGTTCTCTGCAATGGCTGTTCAATATTTCAAGTCTGAAACCTGATGAAATAGCCTTTATAGCTAAGCTGTCTGTAAATTTCATGAAGTCTCCTTCTTACAGCTGGTCAGTTAATGCTTTTAGCCTGTGAATTAATTATGGAATTTCTATGTTTTTTATCTTTATATTGTACTTTTTAATATTGTAGTTAAATAAACTTTTATATTTTGAGGATTTCTACCTTGTTTTGAGTCAACTCTTCCCTTGTTCACGGTTATGACATGTTTGTCTGGAATGGGCTACTTTGTGCTCTTACCTGGTATTCCTTGTGTCACTCAGAATTCAGTGTCTCCCTCTTGTTGCTTATATCAGGACACTCTTTTGTGGATCAGAATAGAAATCATGTGTTCCTCTTGTGCTTCCAGGTGAGTCTAAGTCTGTTCTGAACAC contains the following coding sequences:
- the SIVA1 gene encoding apoptosis regulatory protein Siva; amino-acid sequence: MPKRSCPFGEAAPLQLKTRVGLRELSRGVRGEEYRREIFERTRRLLFRGAQACMEGAWPAAPRAASRSPEPESESGGESAGRRRSAQLQIGPDGKLLRCAAAAERVPPVGVSKACSSCVRAADVKEACAQCDRFVCQSCSRVCSCCNAVTCSLCSITDYGDVGEQVLCNGCSIFQV